A stretch of Bos mutus isolate GX-2022 chromosome 8, NWIPB_WYAK_1.1, whole genome shotgun sequence DNA encodes these proteins:
- the NEFM gene encoding LOW QUALITY PROTEIN: neurofilament medium polypeptide (The sequence of the model RefSeq protein was modified relative to this genomic sequence to represent the inferred CDS: inserted 1 base in 1 codon) has translation MSYTLDSLGNPSAYRRVTETRSSFSRISGSPSSGFRSQSWSRGSPSTVSSSYKRSALAPRLTYSSAMLSSAESSLDFSQSSSLLNGGSGPGGDYKLSRSNEKEQLQGLNDRFAGYIEKVHYLEQQNKEIEAEIQALRQKQASHAQLGDAYDQEIRELRATLEMVNHEKAQVQLDSDHLEEDIHRLKERFEEEARLRDDTEAAIRALRKDIEESSLVKVELDKKVQSLQDEVAFLRSNHEEEVADLLAQIQASHITVERKDYLKTDISTALKEIRSQLESHSDQNMHQAEEWFKCRYAKLTEAAEQNKEAIRSAKEEIAEYRRQLQSKSIELESVRGTKESLERQLSDIEERHNHDLSSYQDTIQQLENELRGTKWEMARHLREYQDLLNVKMALDIEIAAYRKLLEGEETRFSTFXGSITGPLYTHRQPSIAISSKIQKTKVEAPKLKVQHKFVEEIIEETKVEDEKSEMEEALTAITEELAVSVKEEVKEEEAEEKEEKEEAEEEVVAAKKSPVKATAPELKEEEGEKEEEEGQEEEEEEEEAAKSDQAEEGGSEKEGSSEKEEGEQEEEGETEAEGEGEEAAAEAKEEKKMEEKAEEVAPKEELAAEAKVEKPEKAKSPVAKSPTTKSPTAKSPEAKSPEAKSPTAKSPTAKSPVAKSPTAKSPVAKSPTAKSPAAKSPAAKSPVEEVKPKAEAGAEKGEQKEKVEEEKKEAKESPKEEKAEKKEEKAKDVPEKKKAESPVKAESPVKEEVPAKPVKVSPEKEAKEEEKPQEKEKEKEKVEEVGGKEEGGLKESRKEDIAINGEVEGKEEEQETKEKGSGGEEEKGVVTNGLDVSPGDEKKGGDKSEEKVVVTKMVEKITSEGGDGATKYITKSVTVTQKVEEHEETFEEKLVSTKKVEKVTSHAIVKEVTQSD, from the exons ATGAGCTACACGTTGGACTCGCTGGGCAACCCGTCCGCCTACCGGCGGGTGACCGAAACCCGCTCGAGCTTCAGCCGCATCAGCGGCTCCCCGTCCAGCGGCTTCCGCTCGCAGTCGTGGTCCCGCGGCTCGCCCAGCACCGTGTCCTCCTCCTACAAGCGCAGCGCGCTGGCCCCGCGCCTCACCTACAGCTCCGCCATGCTCAGCTCGGCCGAGAGCAGCCTCGACTTCAGCCAGTCCTCGTCTCTGCTTAACGGCGGTTCTGGGCCTGGAGGCGACTACAAGCTGTCCCGCTCCAACGAGAAGGAGCAGCTGCAGGGGCTGAACGACCGCTTCGCGGGCTACATCGAGAAGGTCCACTACCTGGAGCAGCAGAACAAGGAGATCGAGGCAGAGATCCAGGCGCTGCGGCAGAAGCAGGCCTCGCACGCCCAGCTGGGCGACGCGTACGACCAGGAAATCCGCGAGCTACGCGCCACCCTGGAGATGGTGAACCATGAGAAGGCTCAGGTACAGCTGGACTCGGACCACCTGGAAGAGGATATCCACCGGCTCAAGGAGCGCTTCGAGGAGGAGGCACGGCTGCGCGACGACACCGAGGCGGCTATCCGCGCGCTGCGCAAAGATATCGAGGAGTCGTCGCTGGTCAAGGTGGAGCTGGACAAGAAGGTGCAGTCGCTGCAGGATGAGGTGGCCTTCCTGCGGAGCAATCACGAGGAGGAGGTGGCCGACCTGCTGGCCCAGATCCAAGCGTCACACATCACCGTGGAGCGCAAAGACTACCTGAAGACCGACATCTCGACGGCGCTGAAAGAGATCCGCTCCCAGCTCGAGAGTCACTCCGACCAGAACATGCACCAGGCCGAAGAGTGGTTTAAGTGCCGCTACGCCAAGCTCACCGAGGCGGCCGAGCAGAACAAGGAAGCCATCCGCTCCGCCAAGGAAGAGATCGCCGAGTACCGGCGCCAGCTGCAGTCCAAGAGCATCGAGCTCGAGTCAGTGCGCGGCACCAAGGAGTCCCTGGAGCGGCAGCTCAGCGACATCGAGGAGCGCCACAACCACGACCTTAGCAGCTACCAG GACACCATCCAGCAGCTGGAAAATGAGCTTCGGGGCACAAAGTGGGAAATGGCTCGTCATCTGCGAGAATACCAGGATCTCCTCAACGTCAAGATGGCTCTGGATATTGAGATCGCGGCGTACAG GAAACTCCTGGAGGGTGAAGAGACCAGATTTAGCACAT GCGGAAGCATCACTGGGCCACTGTATACACACCGACAGCCCTCCATCGCCATATCCAGTAAGATTCAGAAAACCAAGGTAGAGGCTCCCAAGCTAAAGGTCCAACACAAATTTGTTGAGGAGATTATAGAGGAAACCAAGGTGGAAGATGAGAAATCAGAAATGGAAGAAGCCCTGACGGCCATTACCGAGGAATTGGCCGTTTCCGTGAAAGAGGAGGTCAAGGAAGAGGAGGCtgaagaaaaggaggagaaagaagaagccGAAGAAGAAGTTGTTGCTGCCAAAAAGTCTCCAGTGAAAGCTACTGCACCTGAActtaaagaagaggaaggagaaaaggaggaggaagagggccaagaggaagaggaagaggaagaagaggctgCTAAGTCAGACCAAGCCGAGGAAGGAGGATCTGAGAAGGAAGGTTCTAGTGAAAAAGAGGAAGGTGagcaagaagaggaaggagaaacagaggctgagggggaaggagaggaagccGCTGCCGAAgctaaggaggaaaagaaaatggaggaaaagGCTGAAGAAGTGGCTCCAAAGGAGGAGCTGGCGGCAGAAGCCAAGGTGGAGAAGCCAGAGAAAGCCAAGTCCCCAGTGGCCAAGTCCCCGACAACAAAGTCCCCAACGGCCAAGTCCCCAGAGGCAAAGTCCCCAGAGGCAAAGTCCCCAACAGCAAAATCCCCGACGGCCAAGTCCCCAGTGGCCAAGTCCCCGACGGCCAAGTCCCCAGTGGCCAAGTCCCCGACAGCAAAGTCCCCAGCAGCAAAGTCCCCAGCGGCAAAATCACCCGTGGAGGAAGTGAAACCCAAAGCAGAAGCTGGAGCTGAGAAAGGagaacagaaggagaaggtggaggaagaaaagaaagaagcaaaggaatctcccaaggaagagaaggcagagaaaaaggaggagaaggcaaaggATGTGCCAGAGAAGAAGAAGGCTGAATCCCCAGTGAAGGCTGAGTCCCCAGTGAAGGAGGAGGTGCCTGCCAAGCCAGTAAAGGTGAGCCCAGAGAAGGAAGCCAAAGAGGAGGAGAAGCcacaggagaaagagaaggagaaggagaaagtggaagaggtgggagggaaggaggagggaggtttGAAGGAATCCAGGAAGGAAGACATAGCCATCAAtggggaggtggaagggaaggaggaagaacagGAAACTAAGGAGAAAGGCAGTgggggagaagaggagaaaggagtcGTCACCAACGGGCTAGACGTGAGCCCAGGGGATGAAAAGAAGGGCGGTGATAAAAGTGAGGAGAAAGTGGTGGTAACCAAAATGGTGGAAAAAATCACCAGTGAGGGGGGAGATGGTGCTACCAAGTATATCACCAAATCTGTAACCGTCACTCAAAAGGTCGAAGAGCATGAAGAGACCTTTGAGGAGAAACTAGTGTCTACTAAAAAGGTAGAGAAAGTCACTTCACACGCCATAGTAAAGGAAGTCACCCAGAGTGACTAA